The Porites lutea chromosome 11, jaPorLute2.1, whole genome shotgun sequence genome includes a region encoding these proteins:
- the LOC140952767 gene encoding mitochondrial enolase superfamily member 1-like, which produces MVKLTGLSVRDIRFPTSLELHGSDAMHKSPDYSAVYIIFKTDEGTGEEGHGLTFTLGRGNELVMKAVETYGKMLIDRTTEEIFSNFARVWRELAHESQFRWLGPEKGVIHLALAAVVNALWDLWAKIEGKPLWKLLVDMPPEQVVSTIDFTYLSDVLTKEEAIDILKKNADSKKQREQEMISKGYPSYTTSAGWLGYTDSQLRELCQTYLKAGWTRFKMKVGSDVNDDIRRAAIFREEIGWDNFLAMDANQRWDVSEAIDYMKQLSKFKPIWIEEPTSPDDALGHAAISRALEPYGIGVATGEHCQNRVIFKQLFQAKGFQFCQIDSCRMGGLNEVLAVLLMAAKFGVPVCPHGGGVGLCEYIQHISIFDYICVSASLENRVTEFADHLHEHFIHPCVVENGAYKVPMNPGYSAEMKTESLDAFEFPRGSEWQKLIKNGLFKI; this is translated from the exons ATGGTGAAGCTTACTGGACTGTCTGTCCGAGATATACGATTTCCAACTTCTTTGGAACTCCACGGATCAGACGCTATG CACAAGTCACCTGACTACTCTGCAGTGtatataattttcaaaactgatGAAGGAACTGGTGAAGAAGGTCATGGACTTACATTTACTTTGGGACGAGGAAATGAGCTAG TCATGAAAGCTGTTGAAACTTATGGTAAAATGCTGATTGATAGAACAACTGAGGAGATTTTCAGTAACTTTGCAAGAGTTTGGCGGGAATTAGCTCACGAAAGCCAGTTTAGATGG CTTGGTCCAGAAAAAGGTGTCATTCATTTAGCACTAGCCGCAGTAGTCAATGCATTATGGGATCTTTGGGcaaaaattgaaggcaag CCACTTTGGAAACTTCTAGTAGATATG CCTCCTGAGCAGGTGGTGTCAACAATAGACTTCACTTATTT GTCTGATGTACTCACTAAAGAAGAAGCAATAG atattttgaagaaaaatgcaGACAGCAAGAAACAAAGAG AGCAAGAGATGATTTCCAAAGGATATCCTTCTTATACAACGTCTGCCGGTTGGCTTGGATACACAGACAGTCAGCTTCGTGAGCTGTGCCAAACGTATCTTAAAGCTGGTTGGACAAG atttaaaatgaaagttggtTCCGATGTAAATGATGACATTAGGAGAGCAGCTATATTTAGAGAGGAGATTGGATGGGATAATTTTCTG GCAATGGATGCAAACCAGCGCTGGGATGTCAGTGAAGCTATTGATTACATGAAACAGTTATCCAAATTTAAACCAATCTGGATAGAAGAACCAACCTCTCCAGATGACGCATTAG GTCACGCTGCTATTTCCAGGGCACTAGAACCTTATGGTATTGGTGTGGCTACAGGGGAACACTGTCAAAACAGGGTCATATTTAAACAGTTATTCCAGGCTAAAGGATTTCAGTTCTGCCagattgacagctgtcgaaTGGGTGGATTAAATGAAGTATTGGCTGTGTTGCTCATGGCTGCTAAGTTTGGAG TTCCTGTGTGTCCTCATGGTGGTGGTGTTGGTTTGTGTGAATACATTCAACACATTTCAATCTTTGACTACATCTGTGTCTCAGCATCATTAGAAAACAG ggtaACTGAATTTGCTGATCATCTTCATGAGCATTTTATCCATCCTTGTGTGGTAGAGAATGGCGCTTACAAAGTTCCAATG aacCCAGGATATAGTGCAGAAATGAAGACAGAATCTTTAGATGCATTCGAATTTCCAAGGGGTTCAGAATGGCAAAAGCTAATTAAAAATGGACTTTTCAAAATTTAa